The nucleotide window CCCCCTTAAACCAAAGTTTAATATTAAAGAGCGTGATTTTATGAAAACTAAACAAAAACCAGAACGTTTTATAGATGATGAAGGTAAGCGAGTTGATGGTAGAAATCCAGACGAATTAAGACCAGTTCACATAGAGAGCGGTGTATTAAACCGCGCCGACGGTTCATGCTACATAGAGTTAGGAGACAACAAAATAATGGCCGCAGTATACGGTCCAAGAGAAGTACACCCAAGACATCTAGCAGAACCCGACCGAGCAATAGTACGATACAAATACAACATGGCCTCCTTCTCCGTATCAGAACGGAAAAGACCCGGACCCGGACGAAGAGACAAAGAAATCTCAAAAGTAAGCGCAGAAGCACTAGAATCAGCAATATTCCTCGAAAAATACCCAAACTCAGTCATCGACGTCTTCGTCGAAATAATAGAGTCAGCAGCCGGAACAAGAGCAACATCACTCACAGCAGCATCAGTAGCCTGTGCAGACGCAGGAATACCAATGAAAGACCTAATAGCAAGCTGCGCATCCGGAAAAGTAGACGACACAATAGTACTAGACGTAAACGAAGTAGAAGACAACTACGGACAAGCAGACCTCCCAATAGCAATAATGCCAAAAAACGAAGAAATAACACTACTACAAATGGATGGAAACCTAACACGAAACGAATTCGAAAAAGCAATAAAACTCGCCAAAAAAGGATGCCACCAACTATACGAAGAACAGAAAAAAGCCCTAAAAACAAGATACGGAGGCAACTAAAATGGAAGAAGAACTAATCGCCGAAATAGAGAGAGAACACATAACAGAAATGATCCGCAGAGGCCAGCGACAAGACGGCCGAGACCTAAAAGAAGCAAGAAACATAGAAATAGAAACCGACATAATCAAAAAAGCAGAAGGCTCAGCAAGAGTCAAACTCGGAGAAACAGAAGTCGTAGTCGGAATAAAAATGGAAACCGGCGACCCATTCCCAGACACACCAGACAAAGGCGTACTAATAACAAACGCAGAACTAAACGCCCTAGCATCCCCAACATTCGAACCAGGACCACCCGGAGAATACGCAACAGAAATCGCAAGAGTCGTAGACCGAGGAATACGAGAATCAGAAGCAGTAGACTTCACAAAACTATGCATAACAGAAGGCGAAGAAGTCTGGATGATATTCGTCGACATACACGTACTAGACCACGACGGAAACCTATTCGACGTATCAAACATAGCAGCAATATCAGCACTACTCACAGCAGAAATACCATTCGAAAAATACGAAGTAGAACCCGGAACAAACACAATAGACGTAAAAACAATACCAGTCAGCACAACATTCATGAAATGCGGAGGAGAACTCCTACTCGACCCCACACACAACGAAGAAATGATAGGAACAACAAGACTAACAACAATAACAAACAGCGAAAACGAAATAGTAGGAATGCAAAAAGGCCTCCCAGGAACCTGGAGCGAACAAGAAGTATACGAAGTCGTAGACACAAGCATAAAAAAAGCAGAAAAAACAAGACAAATAATAAAAAACAACATACAAAAATAAAGGTGACCAAAAATGCCCAAAAAAACAAAATCAGACCCATCAAAAAGATACAAAACAAGATACGGAAGCAAAATAAGAAAAAAAATAGCCGAAATAGAAAGAGAATCAAAAGCAACACACCAATGCCCAAAATGCAAAACCCAATCACTCAAAAGAAACGGAACAGGAATATGGAAATGCAGAAAATGCGGCAAAAAAACAGCAGGCGGAGCATACAAACCAAAAACACCAATCGGCGCCAAAGTAAAAAGAACACTCAAAGAAGTAACAGAAGAAAAAGAAGAATAAAAAGGGATGGAACAAAAAACCCCCATCCCCAAAAACAATGCACACACTAACACTCACAATAAAAACCAACAACCCAGAAACAACATACAAAGCAATCAAACCAGAAATAAAAGACTCACCCTCAAACAAATCAAAAATACAACTAAAAAAACAAAAAAACAAAATACAACTACACATACAATCACAAGACACAACATCACTAAGAGCAGCAACAAACTCATGGCTACGATGGATAATGATAACCCAAGAAACAAACCAAATAACAAAAACCACCAAACCAAAATAACCACAAACAAAAAAACAAAAAAATATAAAATTAAATTAAATTAGATTGAATGGAGGAAATATAATGGGATATAGATGTGCAAGATGTAACGAAGACGTGGAACTTGACCAAGAAAGAACCGGAGTAAGATGTCCATTCTGTGGATACAGAATATTAATGAAAAAACGTGGCAGCAATCCAAAACACGTCAAAGCAAGATAAACCATATAGAACATTTCAACTAAAAATAGGTAGTGGGGGAGAGGAAAAACCCCATACCCCTACAAAACAACTGTTTCTAAAAATCTCTATAAACAATACAGATTCATTATCTGAGCAGTTATTGATTTTTAAACAGTTTTATTGGTTTTCCCTGGTTTTTTTAGGTTATGTCTGATTTTTTGAAGTATATGTATCCAAGTATTACTGGTATTATCATCCAGGTTAGTAGGTATAGTATTAGGGCTGGTTCTTGTAGGTAGAAGGGTAATGTATCTTTTCCTGTTAACATTAATGGGTTCATGAATTCGTGGAATTGTTCGAGGCCGATGTAGTGTTGGGATAGGTATCCATATGCTGAGATTGGGTTTATGCTGTCAAGCCAGACCAACCATTCGGGCCATTGTCCGAATCCGGGCACTCCACCTTTAAGGATGTAGTGTATTAGTAGGTAGATGATGTCCCAGAAGATTAGGAAGAGTAGGTATACACCTGCTGCTAACCCAATCGCCATGGTTCGGGTTTTTGCGGCTGCTGAAAAACCGATTCCGATTCCGATAAATGACCAGGCAAGCAGGATTGTTAGTGCTATGAAGATTAGGTAGTTGGTTATAAATAGTTCTTCATAGAAACCGATTATTACGAGGGTTGCTACGGCGAAACCGATTAATATTGGTATTGTTACGACTAAGGCTCTTCCAATAAATTTACCTAATACAACATCGAGTCGTGTGTATGGAAAGCTAAGTAAGACACGTAGGCTGTTTGAATCTCTTTCACCAGCGATTGAATCGAAAACCGCAACCAACGCAATCAAAGGTACAAAAACAATGAATATGGATTGTAGGGCAATTAAAGCAAAGTCAGATGTGAGAGGTATCTGTTCTCCGAAAAAACCCTCAGGTATTAATGTAACAGTGTAGACACCGCCGGCAACAATAACTATGAAGGCAGCAACTAAAACTAAGAATACTTTAGAGCGAATAGCGTCTATAAAATCTTTTTGAGCTATTAAAGGCCATTTCATTTCAATCCCCACCAGAGATATAGCTTGCGAACAGGTCTTCCAAAGTAACTTCCTTGGTCTCGAAATCGATTACGTCGGCTCCAGCCTCCTTAACGGCTTCAAGCACCTTATTTTTCGATACCTCATACCTCAAGGTTAGATGGACATTCTTTCCTTCAACACCAATGTTCTCCACACCATCCACTCTAGATAAAGCTTTCTCTAGGTTAGGTGGAATTTCCTTTAACATTAATTTAAGTCCTGATTTACTACCGACTTCACGACGCAACCCCTCTATGGTGTCGATAGCGATTAAACTACCAGACTTTAGTATTGCTACTCTATCACAGACACGTTGAACTTGATCGAGTATGTGGCTTGAGAAAAAAACTGTGGCACCTCTATCCCTTTCTTCAAAAACAATGTTTCTGACCTCAAGAGCACCATTTGGATCTAAACCACTTGTAGGTTCATCAAGAATAATTAGTTCAGGACTACCTGTCAAAGCCATACCAAGACATAAACGTTTCTTCATACCTTTCGAGTACCCACCAGCTTTACGTTCAGCGGCATCTAAAATCCCAACACGCTTCATAACACGTTCAGGGTCATCATCCACATCCTTAGAGTTAATAGCAAACTCTATATGCTTCCGGCCAGACAACCGACTATAAACACCACAACGCTCAGGCAAAAAACCTGTCCTTTTTTTAACCTCAACACTATCCAACTGACAGTCATAACCAAGAATCTCTGCCTTCCCTTTGGAGGGACGGACTAAATCAAACAAAATATTAATGGCCGTACTCTTACCAGAGCCATTAGGCCCTAAAAAACCAAAAATCTCACCCTCCCCAACATCGATATTTAAATCATCAAGCGCAACAACATCACCATAACACTTAGAAAGCCCTTCAGTAGATATAACAGACATAACTAGAACTAAATAAGAAACAAAACTACATAAAACTACCCAAAACAACCAAATGATTAGTTCTAGAATTTTTCTATAGTAAGTTTTTTGTGTTTTCAAGTAATTAGATTGTTTTAGTTCTTTAAAAAACGTTGTTAAATGTATATCTAAGGTTTTTATGATGATTGAATTGATAATCACCGCTTTATGGCTTGTCATACCTGCTTATGTCCCTAACTCTACAGCCGTTTTATTCCAAGGGAAAACACCAATCGACTTCAACAAGGACTTCATAGATGGAAACCGATTACTCGGAGACGGTAAAACAATTCGTGGTTTTATTGGAGGCGGATTATGCGGAACTATAACAGGAGGTATCCAGATATATTTAGCCCCAACACTAGGCCTTCCAGACTTTAACACAAACATCTTCTTAGTTGCCTCCCTAGCTTTCGGAGCGTTGTTAGGAGATATGTTTTTCAGTTTCCTAAAAAGACGTTTAAATAAAAAACGTGGATCACCATTCCCTGGAGTCGATCAACTCGATTTCTTAATTGGAGCTTTATTAGTGACATGGTTATTATATCCATCATGGTTCACCACAAACTTCACACCTCAAGTATTATTGGTAGTTTTTGTATTAACTCCCGTAATACATATATCGGTCAACCTAATCGCCTATAAACTAGGGTATAAAAACGAACCATGGTAACAAAACCAACAAAGAAAAACCATTTAACTCCCCCCTTTATCTATTTTTTCTCCTAAAAATTGATTAAGTGTTACAAACTTAATTATTTGTTATGAGCAATGTATTGGACTGTATAGTTGACCGGCGAAGTATCAGAGAATACAAAGATGACGAAATTGACAACAACCGTCTTTACAGTATCCTTGAGGCAGGTCGTTGGGCCCCAAGCGGATTAAACAACCAGCCATGGCATTTCATATTGATCGATGACCAAAACCAGATATCAAGACTTTCCAAACTCACAAAATACAGAGAAACAATGGAGATGTCAAAAGCATTAATAGCAATCTTCTTAGATAAAAATGAATCGTACAACAGAACAAAAGACATACAAGCAATCGGAGCAGCATGCCAAAACATGCTATTAGCCATCCACTCACTTGATTTAGGCGCAGTATGGAATGGCGAAATACTAAATCAAAAACAAGAAGCAGAAAAAGTCCTAAACACTCCTGATAACCTTGAATTAATGGCTGTCATATGCATCGGCAAACCAATCGAAAAAGAAAGAAAATCAGATAGAAAACCACTAAGCGAAATCGTACACAAAAACAAGTATGGCCAGGAAATCTAGCCAACCAAACACAACAAAAAACCAAACCAAGATATAGAAAAAGGGATATAGGGTTATCTAAACTCAGATATTTAAACCCCCTTTTCTCTGTAGAGATATCAGGATTTCACTGGTACATTAAATTATGGAGAATATTTCCCTTCATTCAATGAGAGGGAGTATTTTCAACCTATGATTTGGCTCATTGCTATTAAACCGATTACTAAACCAACTACTCCACCAATTATTGGGTTAAATGTTAGTAATGTAGCGAAGTAGGCGCCTAAGGCTACAACTATCAACAGGAACCCACCGAACACCAATACCCTAATTAAGAAAAACAAGGTTGATAGTATGCTGATTAGAATAGCCATGCCAACTAAACCTATTATTATTCCGGCTACACCACCATATAACGGGTTTAATCCAAAGAAACCACCTGCAATTGCTCCCGCTAAAGCTAGAACCGGTAAAACCAAGGCATAAGCAATAATCTTTAACATAATAATCCATATGTAGTTACATATGTAAATAGGCTTTGTTAAACCACCAAAAACATAAACTATCGTTTTTTCTGGCCATGACATATGTAACTAAGATACCTCATTTTTTTCTAGGATAATCCTGGAAATCGAATATTAAAAATAAAGGTAGGGAGGAAAGGAGTGGAGAGGTGGTTTTTGTTATGCATGTGGTTTTGTTGTCACTTCATGGGTCTTTTTTAGGTTTTCTAGTTTTATTACGTGTTTTTCGTTACCTGTTTTGATTGTTTGGAATGCGTGCTCGATGATTGATTTGTAGAACTCACAGTAGGGGCTTTTTAGATTTAGTTTTCCTTCGGAAGCGTAGACTTCGGCTGGACATGGCGCTCCACATAGATGTCTATATTCACATTCATCACATTCATCGATGTCCTCTACCTTACGGTTTGTGACTTTGTTGAATGCTTCGTGGTTCAATGCGTCCTCTAGATTTTTATTAAATTCTTCTAGACCTATGAACTCAGTGCAGGGATATACACCGCTTGGAGTTATGGAGATAAATCTACGGCCTCCACCACAAGGAGAGACATCGCATTGTAGTACACGGCTGGCAGGAGCCAGTATACCTAAAACTATGTTTGCATAATCACCTATAACCGTCCTGTTTCCATTTTTCGTATGCTCCATAGCTCTTTCAACTGCATTCAGAAAGTTCTCGGTCAGGTTGGTGGGACGTAGGTCCCGTCCACCAGGACTTGTTCCTCTAACTGGATTCATCAATAAAGTTTCAACATAACTTGAGAGGTGGTCAACCATATCGGTTAATAGATGTTCGTTATGTTTGTTGATGGTTGTTATAACGCTAAGGCCTGGATATCCCTTTAACTCTTCAAGCAACTTCATTGTGTTATCGTAATGTCCCTCGCTTCTCAAGAAATCGTTAACTCTTGGGTCTGGAGCGTCTAAAGAAAGTCCTATATTAGAGCCAACATCCTTCAGGAAATCGATATCCTGTTTCTCCAGCAACAGGCCGTTTGTCTGTAAACCATAATTGAATTCAGGATAGTCTTCCATAACACTGAATATTAAGTCTTTTTTAATCAAGGGTTCAACGCCGTGGAACAAAACCCTCTTAACGTCTGTATCAAGTAGCCTATCCATTATATTGTTGACCTCTTCTCGAGTCATTGTTTTACCAGACTCTCGTTTTTCTTTAGGAACATAACAATATGGACAGTCGGCGTTACAAGCCTCTGTTACATTAAAATAAACAAACTCAATGTTTTTTTCAAACCTATAGTTCTCTATCTCTTGTTTTAACTCACCCTCTATATCGCTGTAATCAGGTGTCTCTCTAAACCAATAAAAACCCGTTTCTGGGTCATAAAAAGTATCTTCCTCAGTCCACACAAAAAACTCCTCCATAAAAAAAAGGGTTTAGAAGGGGGCGTCTTCCCCCTTCGTAACAAAGTGTGTTAAACCACCGTTCTCAGACCTGCATCTATATCTCATATAACTCATTTGGTATTCACCAAACAAACATACTGCACACAACCACTTATAAAAGAGAATACGTAAATCAATCGTAACACAGGTTTAAAATATAATTATTAGTCCTAGACCACCCAGACCTATCATAATCAACAATAAGTTCCATAGGAAAACAGAAACTGTTATTTCACGTGCATTAACAACAGCAAACAACGTCTTAACCAAGATACTTGCGATCGTTCCCACAATAACTCCTAACGCAGCTATCTCACCACCGATCTGGCCGGTTCCAAACAAAGCAACAGCTGTCGTAGTTGCAGAACCACTGCTAACAAGACCAGCAATGAACATTGTCGCAATAAAACCAGCTTCACCCAACGCCACATTAGCCCAAGCCGACAACAACAAGACCAACAAGAAAAATCCACCAAACAACAAAGCGTTCTTAATACTAAATGGAGACTTCAACTCAGTTGGAGCCTCAACACCTCCAAATGGATTCATAAAGTAAGCAATCAAAACACCAACCAAACCAATTAAACCCAAAGGCACAAACACATCAACAAAAATCACTGGTACAAATAATACAGCCAAAACCAAGTTCCGGAAAGCCATAGCGCTGTTAGCCAACAAAATAGTACTAACTGCAGTCCTATCACTTCCCTTAAAATCACCAACCCTATTCGTGATCGATACAACAACAGCCGTAGAGTTAACCAAACCTCCGAAAAAACCAGTAGCCCAAAAACCCCTTTCCTCATACTCACGAACCAAAATATAATTCAAAAAACCAATACCACTAATCGCAATAACCAACAACTAAACCAACCTAGCATCAATAGCATTCCAAGGACCAAACGGTTCACTAGGAAGCAATGGATAGATCACAAAAGCAATTACAGCAAACTCCGCAGCACTCTGCAACTCCCTCTTACTCAAATTCAAAGCAAACATATGCAACTCACGCTTCAAAACCAACAACAACGCCGCTAAAAACGCAATAGTAACACCCTCAAGATAAAAACCCAAACCAACCAAAACACCAACACCATAAGCAACAACCATAGAAACACTCGTCGTTAAAAACAAGCCAGTGAACTCTTCACCACTAACACCCCTATACCCAACCAAAACAGCCATAGCAATAATCAACAACACACCCATAGCAATAACTAACTCAGAATCCAAAATCCCAAAAATACTACCAACCAAAGCAATCAAAGCAAACGTACGAATACCAGCAGGCTTCTCCGACCACTCACGCTCCAACCCAAGAAACAACCCCAACAACGTAGCAGAAACCAACTTAACAATCGTAGGAGGCACCGCCTCAATAAACTGCTCAAACATACAAAAAAACATATAACACCAATACACTATCTATCTTACCTAAAAAAACCAAAACCCAATCACACTTTACAGCAATAAACAGACAAAAAATAACTAAACCCAAACCAAAAAACCCCCAAATCTAGAACCTTCCCACACCAAACCAAACCAAACCAAACAAAACTACATTATTAACCTAAAATTGATTATGGTTAAGTTTGCCAAATTGATATTAAGGATTGTTTATATAGATTTGGGTTAAGGTAGTTTTAGATGAAGGAGTATGATGTTGTGGTTATAGGTGGGGGTTCAGGTAGCCATATCGTTGATGTAGCGTTGCATCATGATTTATCTGTCTGTTTAGTGGAGATGGATCAGTTGGGCGGGACATGTCTAAACTATGGTTGTATACCAACCAAGATGTTAACATACCCCGCTGACCTAGTCTCGATAAAAAATAAAGCTATTTCTCTCGGAATAGATATGGAAGTAAACTCAATCGACTTCAATTATATAATGAATCGGATGAGGAAAAAAGTAAACGAGAGCGTTAAAAGAGATATGGAAAACGCTAGAAATATAGAGGGCGTTGATTTCTATAATTCGATTGCTAAATTCATTGATCAAAGAACATTAATGGTAGATGGTGATGAGATAACTGGTGAAAAGATCTTTTTAGCAACTGGTGCTAGACCATTAAAACCACCGATTAAAGGAATAGATGAAGTAGAGGTTCATACGAACGAGACATTACTTCAAATCACTGAAAAACCGGAATCAATAATAATGATAGGTGGTGGCTATATCTCAATTGAGTTTGCACATTTCTTCAACTCAATGGGAACAGATGTAACGATAATTCAAAGAAACAAAGACCTAATACCCGATATGGAAAATGAAATTAAAGATATTTTGGAAAAAGAATATGAAACAAAAATGAACATCCATACAAACACAGAGGCAATAGAGATAGAAAATAAAGGTGATAAAAAAACTGTTTATGCAACCAAAAACGGAGAACAAAAAGAGTTCACGGCAAACGAGATATTGGTTGCAACCGGCCGTAAATCAAACGCCGACCTCCTAGACCTACATAACACATCGATAGAGACAGATGAAAAAGGATACATCAAAGTGAATAAAAAAATGGAGACAACACAACCAAATGTTTGGGCGTTAGGCGATGCAACAGGCCAACATATGTTTAAACATACAGCAAATCGAGAAGCAAGGATCGCAGCAGAAAACGCCTTCCATCAAGCCGATTTAGAGATGGATTATAAAGCCGCTCCACAAGCAATATTCTCAAACCCACAAATCGCTTCAGTAGGTCTTACAGAAAAACAAGCACAACAAAAACACGATATATTGGTTGGAGAAGCCAGATACAACGAAGTAGCTAAGGGGGAGGCAATGAAAGAAAAAACCGGTTACGTAAAAACAATCGTAAAACAAGAAACAGAAGAAATACTTGGGCACCACATAATAGGTCCCTACGCACCAATACTAATACAAGAAATAATAACGATAATGGATGCAAATGGAACAATACAAAACGTATTCGCACCAATGCATATACATCCAGCACTACCCGAAATAAACCAAAAACCATTCACAAACCTAAAACCACCACAAAAAGAAAAATAAACCTTTTAATGAGTTGACCAAAATTGGTAGAAAGAGAGATAATTGACATAGACCATGATTTATGTGATGGCTGTGGAGACTGCATACCTGCATGTCCAGAAGGCGCAATACAAATAATAGACGGTAAAGCCAGGCTTATCAACGAATCTTTTTGCGATGGATTAGGCGCCTGTCTCCAAGAATGCCCCAAAAACGCAATCAAAATACAAAAAAAAGAAGTAGAGCCATACAACGAAGAAAAAGTGATTGAAAAAATGGTTGAACAAGGCCCTGAAGTTCTAAAAGCCCACCTACAACACCTATCAAACCACGGTCAAACCAAATTACTTGAAACAGCGATAGACCACCTAAAGACCTTAGGAGTCCAACCACCTAAAATCAAGATAAATGAAGACCTAAAGCCAGAGATAGGGTGTCCCGGAACCAAAATACAAACAAATAAACAAAAAATATCCAGGAAGGAAGTTGGATCAGGCCAATGGCCACTGCAGTTATCACTGGTTCCCGTTAAAGCACCATACCTAGATACAGATCATTTAGTTTTTGTTGCGGACTGTGTTCCACCAACCTATCCAAACCTACATAAAGAGATAATTAAGGGCCAGCCAATCGTTTTAGGTTGTCCAAAACTGGATGACCAACAAAAATACATCAATAAACTAACACAGATATTGGAAAACAACCCGATACAAAAAATAACCTCACTCCATATGGAAGTCCCATGTTGCCATGGAGTTAACCAAATAATAGAGAAAGCAATTAAAAAAACAGATAGAGAGATAGAAACAAACGAGATCGTGATTTCCATAGAAGGAGATAGAAAATAAATAGGTTTTTTATTTGTTTTTTGGTTTGGGTAGTGTTATCTGGAATTTTGAGCCTCCTAAATCTGAATCACTGTATGTGATGGAGCCTTCGTAGTTTTCTATTATTTTTTGTGATAGGTAGAGGCCGTGTCCTAGTCCTTGTTCTCGGTCGGTTGTGTATCCTGGTTCG belongs to Methanonatronarchaeum sp. AMET-Sl and includes:
- a CDS encoding DUF4010 domain-containing protein; its protein translation is MVIAISGIGFLNYILVREYEERGFWATGFFGGLVNSTAVVVSITNRVGDFKGSDRTAVSTILLANSAMAFRNLVLAVLFVPVIFVDVFVPLGLIGLVGVLIAYFMNPFGGVEAPTELKSPFSIKNALLFGGFFLLVLLLSAWANVALGEAGFIATMFIAGLVSSGSATTTAVALFGTGQIGGEIAALGVIVGTIASILVKTLFAVVNAREITVSVFLWNLLLIMIGLGGLGLIIIF
- a CDS encoding nitroreductase, producing MSNVLDCIVDRRSIREYKDDEIDNNRLYSILEAGRWAPSGLNNQPWHFILIDDQNQISRLSKLTKYRETMEMSKALIAIFLDKNESYNRTKDIQAIGAACQNMLLAIHSLDLGAVWNGEILNQKQEAEKVLNTPDNLELMAVICIGKPIEKERKSDRKPLSEIVHKNKYGQEI
- a CDS encoding ABC transporter ATP-binding protein, coding for MSVISTEGLSKCYGDVVALDDLNIDVGEGEIFGFLGPNGSGKSTAINILFDLVRPSKGKAEILGYDCQLDSVEVKKRTGFLPERCGVYSRLSGRKHIEFAINSKDVDDDPERVMKRVGILDAAERKAGGYSKGMKKRLCLGMALTGSPELIILDEPTSGLDPNGALEVRNIVFEERDRGATVFFSSHILDQVQRVCDRVAILKSGSLIAIDTIEGLRREVGSKSGLKLMLKEIPPNLEKALSRVDGVENIGVEGKNVHLTLRYEVSKNKVLEAVKEAGADVIDFETKEVTLEDLFASYISGGD
- the rrp42 gene encoding exosome complex protein Rrp42 is translated as MEEELIAEIEREHITEMIRRGQRQDGRDLKEARNIEIETDIIKKAEGSARVKLGETEVVVGIKMETGDPFPDTPDKGVLITNAELNALASPTFEPGPPGEYATEIARVVDRGIRESEAVDFTKLCITEGEEVWMIFVDIHVLDHDGNLFDVSNIAAISALLTAEIPFEKYEVEPGTNTIDVKTIPVSTTFMKCGGELLLDPTHNEEMIGTTRLTTITNSENEIVGMQKGLPGTWSEQEVYEVVDTSIKKAEKTRQIIKNNIQK
- the cbpB gene encoding peptide-modifying radical SAM enzyme CbpB: MWTEEDTFYDPETGFYWFRETPDYSDIEGELKQEIENYRFEKNIEFVYFNVTEACNADCPYCYVPKEKRESGKTMTREEVNNIMDRLLDTDVKRVLFHGVEPLIKKDLIFSVMEDYPEFNYGLQTNGLLLEKQDIDFLKDVGSNIGLSLDAPDPRVNDFLRSEGHYDNTMKLLEELKGYPGLSVITTINKHNEHLLTDMVDHLSSYVETLLMNPVRGTSPGGRDLRPTNLTENFLNAVERAMEHTKNGNRTVIGDYANIVLGILAPASRVLQCDVSPCGGGRRFISITPSGVYPCTEFIGLEEFNKNLEDALNHEAFNKVTNRKVEDIDECDECEYRHLCGAPCPAEVYASEGKLNLKSPYCEFYKSIIEHAFQTIKTGNEKHVIKLENLKKTHEVTTKPHA
- the rpoP gene encoding DNA-directed RNA polymerase subunit P (DNA-dependent RNA polymerase catalyzes the transcription of DNA into RNA using the four ribonucleoside triphosphates as substrates) yields the protein MGYRCARCNEDVELDQERTGVRCPFCGYRILMKKRGSNPKHVKAR
- a CDS encoding 4Fe-4S binding protein, producing MVEREIIDIDHDLCDGCGDCIPACPEGAIQIIDGKARLINESFCDGLGACLQECPKNAIKIQKKEVEPYNEEKVIEKMVEQGPEVLKAHLQHLSNHGQTKLLETAIDHLKTLGVQPPKIKINEDLKPEIGCPGTKIQTNKQKISRKEVGSGQWPLQLSLVPVKAPYLDTDHLVFVADCVPPTYPNLHKEIIKGQPIVLGCPKLDDQQKYINKLTQILENNPIQKITSLHMEVPCCHGVNQIIEKAIKKTDREIETNEIVISIEGDRK
- a CDS encoding ABC transporter permease subunit, with the translated sequence MKWPLIAQKDFIDAIRSKVFLVLVAAFIVIVAGGVYTVTLIPEGFFGEQIPLTSDFALIALQSIFIVFVPLIALVAVFDSIAGERDSNSLRVLLSFPYTRLDVVLGKFIGRALVVTIPILIGFAVATLVIIGFYEELFITNYLIFIALTILLAWSFIGIGIGFSAAAKTRTMAIGLAAGVYLLFLIFWDIIYLLIHYILKGGVPGFGQWPEWLVWLDSINPISAYGYLSQHYIGLEQFHEFMNPLMLTGKDTLPFYLQEPALILYLLTWMIIPVILGYIYFKKSDIT
- a CDS encoding 50S ribosomal protein L37ae encodes the protein MPKKTKSDPSKRYKTRYGSKIRKKIAEIERESKATHQCPKCKTQSLKRNGTGIWKCRKCGKKTAGGAYKPKTPIGAKVKRTLKEVTEEKEE
- a CDS encoding KEOPS complex subunit Pcc1 codes for the protein MHTLTLTIKTNNPETTYKAIKPEIKDSPSNKSKIQLKKQKNKIQLHIQSQDTTSLRAATNSWLRWIMITQETNQITKTTKPK
- a CDS encoding MgtC/SapB family protein, translating into MFEQFIEAVPPTIVKLVSATLLGLFLGLEREWSEKPAGIRTFALIALVGSIFGILDSELVIAMGVLLIIAMAVLVGYRGVSGEEFTGLFLTTSVSMVVAYGVGVLVGLGFYLEGVTIAFLAALLLVLKRELHMFALNLSKRELQSAAEFAVIAFVIYPLLPSEPFGPWNAIDARLV
- a CDS encoding dihydrolipoyl dehydrogenase is translated as MKEYDVVVIGGGSGSHIVDVALHHDLSVCLVEMDQLGGTCLNYGCIPTKMLTYPADLVSIKNKAISLGIDMEVNSIDFNYIMNRMRKKVNESVKRDMENARNIEGVDFYNSIAKFIDQRTLMVDGDEITGEKIFLATGARPLKPPIKGIDEVEVHTNETLLQITEKPESIIMIGGGYISIEFAHFFNSMGTDVTIIQRNKDLIPDMENEIKDILEKEYETKMNIHTNTEAIEIENKGDKKTVYATKNGEQKEFTANEILVATGRKSNADLLDLHNTSIETDEKGYIKVNKKMETTQPNVWALGDATGQHMFKHTANREARIAAENAFHQADLEMDYKAAPQAIFSNPQIASVGLTEKQAQQKHDILVGEARYNEVAKGEAMKEKTGYVKTIVKQETEEILGHHIIGPYAPILIQEIITIMDANGTIQNVFAPMHIHPALPEINQKPFTNLKPPQKEK
- the rrp41 gene encoding exosome complex exonuclease Rrp41; protein product: MKTKQKPERFIDDEGKRVDGRNPDELRPVHIESGVLNRADGSCYIELGDNKIMAAVYGPREVHPRHLAEPDRAIVRYKYNMASFSVSERKRPGPGRRDKEISKVSAEALESAIFLEKYPNSVIDVFVEIIESAAGTRATSLTAASVACADAGIPMKDLIASCASGKVDDTIVLDVNEVEDNYGQADLPIAIMPKNEEITLLQMDGNLTRNEFEKAIKLAKKGCHQLYEEQKKALKTRYGGN
- a CDS encoding CDP-2,3-bis-(O-geranylgeranyl)-sn-glycerol synthase codes for the protein MIELIITALWLVIPAYVPNSTAVLFQGKTPIDFNKDFIDGNRLLGDGKTIRGFIGGGLCGTITGGIQIYLAPTLGLPDFNTNIFLVASLAFGALLGDMFFSFLKRRLNKKRGSPFPGVDQLDFLIGALLVTWLLYPSWFTTNFTPQVLLVVFVLTPVIHISVNLIAYKLGYKNEPW